In Miscanthus floridulus cultivar M001 chromosome 5, ASM1932011v1, whole genome shotgun sequence, one genomic interval encodes:
- the LOC136453711 gene encoding CMP-sialic acid transporter 3-like isoform X2, with translation MNGEVECSVCHAKVPVPPAVSKAYDSHRSTVSSRQRALNVLLVSGDCVLAGLQPILVYMSKVDGKFKFSPISVNFLTEITKIIFAIVMLFIQARHLKVGDKPFFTVSIFMQAARNNVLLTVPAFLYAINNYLKFIMQLYFNPASVKMLSNLKVLVIAVLLKMIMRRQFSIIQWEALALLLIGISVNQLKSLPEGSSALGLPVAAGAYLYTLFFVTVPALASVYNEKALKSQFDTSIYLQNLFLYGYGAIFNFLGLVITAIIQGPSSFNILEGHSKATMFLICNNAAQGILSSFFFKYADTILKKYSSTIATIFTGVASAVLFGHTLTINFVLGISIVIVSMHQYLSNQIKDEVPSSKVEMAEAHDHRKEPSYVNVPDSVASEAKHRHGSDERQPLLPV, from the exons ATGAACGGGGAGGTGGAATGTAGCGTGTGCCATGCGAAGGTGCCGGTGCCGCCGGCGGTGTCGAAGGCGTACGACAGCCATCGGAGCACCGTGTCGTCGCGGCAGCGCGCGCTAAACGTGCTCCTCGTCTCCGGCGATTGCGTCCTCGCTGGCCTCCAG CCTATATTAGTGTACATGTCAAAAGTGGATGGGAAATTCAAATTTAGCCCAATCAGTGTGAATTTCTTGACAGAGATTACAAAAATTATCTTTGCCATTGTCATGTTATTCATCCAG GCTAGACATCTAAAGGTGGGAGACAAGCCATTCTTCACAGTATCAATATTTATGCAG GCTGCTCGGAATAATGTTCTTCTTACAGTACCTGCTTTTCTCTATGCTATCAACAACTATTTGAAGTTCATAATGCAG TTATATTTTAATCCTGCTAGCGTGAAAATGCTGAGTAATCTCAAG GTTCTAGTAATCGCTGTGCTTCTAAAGATGATAATGCGGAGGCAATTTTCCATAATCCAG TGGGAGGCCCTTGCCCTTTTGTTAATCGGAATATCTGTTAATCAGCTGAAATCATTGCCAGAAGGTTCTAGTGCACTAGGTCTTCCTGTTGCAGCTGGAGCCTACCTATATACACTATTTTTT GTAACAGTTCCCGCATTGGCTTCAGTTTACAATGAAAAGGCTCTTAAAAGCCAGTTTGATACCAGTATTTACCTTCAG AACTTGTTTCTGTATGGTTATGGTGCGATATTTAACTTTCTTGGGCTTGTGATCACTGCCATCATCCAAG GGCCCAGTAGCTTTAACATTCTGGAAGGACACTCAAAAGCGACAATGTTTCTTATCTGCAACAATGCTGCGCAGGGCATACTGTCATCATTTTTCTTCAAGTATGCAG ATACAATTTTGAAGAAGTACTCATCGACAATTGCTACTATCTTCACTGGAGTAGCGTCTGCTGTATTGTTTGGCCACACACTGACGATTAATTTTGTTCTTGGAATTTCAATAGTAATCGTATCTATGCATCAG TATCTTTCTAACCAAATTAAGGACGAAGTGCCTAGCAGCAAAGTTGAAATGGCTGAAGCCCACGATCACAG AAAGGAACCTAGTTATGTCAATGTGCCTGATTCAGTGGCAAGTGAG GCTAAACACCGCCATGGATCTGACGAGAGGCAGCCACTTCTTCCTGTATGA
- the LOC136453711 gene encoding CMP-sialic acid transporter 3-like isoform X1, with protein MNGEVECSVCHAKVPVPPAVSKAYDSHRSTVSSRQRALNVLLVSGDCVLAGLQPILVYMSKVDGKFKFSPISVNFLTEITKIIFAIVMLFIQARHLKVGDKPFFTVSIFMQAARNNVLLTVPAFLYAINNYLKFIMQLYFNPASVKMLSNLKVLVIAVLLKMIMRRQFSIIQWEALALLLIGISVNQLKSLPEGSSALGLPVAAGAYLYTLFFVTVPALASVYNEKALKSQFDTSIYLQNLFLYGYGAIFNFLGLVITAIIQGPSSFNILEGHSKATMFLICNNAAQGILSSFFFKYADTILKKYSSTIATIFTGVASAVLFGHTLTINFVLGISIVIVSMHQYLSNQIKDEVPSSKVEMAEAHDHSRKEPSYVNVPDSVASEAKHRHGSDERQPLLPV; from the exons ATGAACGGGGAGGTGGAATGTAGCGTGTGCCATGCGAAGGTGCCGGTGCCGCCGGCGGTGTCGAAGGCGTACGACAGCCATCGGAGCACCGTGTCGTCGCGGCAGCGCGCGCTAAACGTGCTCCTCGTCTCCGGCGATTGCGTCCTCGCTGGCCTCCAG CCTATATTAGTGTACATGTCAAAAGTGGATGGGAAATTCAAATTTAGCCCAATCAGTGTGAATTTCTTGACAGAGATTACAAAAATTATCTTTGCCATTGTCATGTTATTCATCCAG GCTAGACATCTAAAGGTGGGAGACAAGCCATTCTTCACAGTATCAATATTTATGCAG GCTGCTCGGAATAATGTTCTTCTTACAGTACCTGCTTTTCTCTATGCTATCAACAACTATTTGAAGTTCATAATGCAG TTATATTTTAATCCTGCTAGCGTGAAAATGCTGAGTAATCTCAAG GTTCTAGTAATCGCTGTGCTTCTAAAGATGATAATGCGGAGGCAATTTTCCATAATCCAG TGGGAGGCCCTTGCCCTTTTGTTAATCGGAATATCTGTTAATCAGCTGAAATCATTGCCAGAAGGTTCTAGTGCACTAGGTCTTCCTGTTGCAGCTGGAGCCTACCTATATACACTATTTTTT GTAACAGTTCCCGCATTGGCTTCAGTTTACAATGAAAAGGCTCTTAAAAGCCAGTTTGATACCAGTATTTACCTTCAG AACTTGTTTCTGTATGGTTATGGTGCGATATTTAACTTTCTTGGGCTTGTGATCACTGCCATCATCCAAG GGCCCAGTAGCTTTAACATTCTGGAAGGACACTCAAAAGCGACAATGTTTCTTATCTGCAACAATGCTGCGCAGGGCATACTGTCATCATTTTTCTTCAAGTATGCAG ATACAATTTTGAAGAAGTACTCATCGACAATTGCTACTATCTTCACTGGAGTAGCGTCTGCTGTATTGTTTGGCCACACACTGACGATTAATTTTGTTCTTGGAATTTCAATAGTAATCGTATCTATGCATCAG TATCTTTCTAACCAAATTAAGGACGAAGTGCCTAGCAGCAAAGTTGAAATGGCTGAAGCCCACGATCACAG CAGAAAGGAACCTAGTTATGTCAATGTGCCTGATTCAGTGGCAAGTGAG GCTAAACACCGCCATGGATCTGACGAGAGGCAGCCACTTCTTCCTGTATGA